One genomic segment of Salinibacter grassmerensis includes these proteins:
- a CDS encoding galactose-1-phosphate uridylyltransferase, with protein sequence MAPTYTPETRQDRITNQWVAFAPSRSDRPRRTTAKSTSSPPTEDPPVEGCPFCPGHEAMLPSVIWEKPQEASPGWATRVVPNKYAALDPHQNGSPDANGLYRTRASRGRQEVIIDTPRHHRPLARTSVAQVDAVLATYLQRYHAIRTSDDELIPALFRNHGARAGASIPHPHSQLIAPNFRPPRIEREERAARARYEELGECPYCVMIESELEAEDRLVWTNDAFVVFVPFAAEVPYEMWILPRTHEPEFGRLTAEDRTALARALRTVLRRLHQCLDDPDYNFFVRTALDYNSDHSHLHWSLRIRPRTTVQAGYEVGTGQRINPSIPERDAAVLRRPSRDLDGGSA encoded by the coding sequence ATGGCCCCCACCTACACCCCGGAAACACGCCAGGACCGCATCACCAATCAGTGGGTCGCATTCGCACCCTCTCGAAGCGACCGCCCCAGACGGACGACAGCGAAGTCGACCTCGTCGCCCCCAACGGAGGACCCACCCGTGGAGGGATGCCCATTCTGCCCGGGACACGAGGCGATGCTGCCCTCGGTGATCTGGGAAAAGCCTCAGGAGGCGTCTCCCGGGTGGGCCACACGGGTGGTTCCCAACAAGTACGCCGCCCTCGATCCACACCAGAATGGCTCCCCCGACGCGAACGGACTCTACCGCACCCGCGCCAGCCGGGGGCGGCAAGAGGTGATCATCGACACCCCTCGCCACCATCGCCCCCTGGCCCGAACATCCGTGGCCCAGGTCGACGCCGTCCTCGCGACGTATCTGCAGCGCTATCACGCGATCCGTACGTCCGATGACGAGCTGATTCCGGCTCTCTTTCGCAACCATGGCGCACGTGCTGGGGCCTCGATCCCACACCCCCACAGCCAACTGATTGCCCCGAACTTCCGCCCGCCCCGGATTGAGCGCGAGGAGCGGGCGGCCCGGGCCCGATACGAAGAACTGGGCGAGTGCCCGTACTGCGTCATGATTGAAAGCGAGCTCGAGGCGGAGGACCGACTCGTGTGGACGAACGATGCCTTTGTCGTCTTCGTCCCGTTTGCCGCCGAGGTCCCGTACGAGATGTGGATTCTTCCCCGCACCCACGAACCCGAGTTTGGGCGTCTCACGGCCGAGGACCGCACTGCTCTCGCCCGGGCCTTGCGGACTGTCCTGCGGCGGCTGCACCAGTGCCTGGACGATCCGGACTACAATTTTTTCGTGCGAACGGCGCTCGACTACAACTCCGACCACTCGCACCTGCACTGGAGCCTTCGGATTCGGCCCCGCACCACGGTACAAGCCGGCTACGAGGTGGGCACCGGGCAGCGCATCAACCCCTCCATTCCTGAACGGGATGCGGCCGTGCTTCGCCGCCCCAGTCGGGACCTGGACGGAGGCTCAGCGTGA
- a CDS encoding nuclear transport factor 2 family protein has protein sequence MSDLNALDQELNEMILQGEILEAFDKFYADDVVMEEGDDRRVGKEENREYEEQFVGSLEQFHSAEIKARGTDEENSVTFSEWHNEMTLEGVGRVEQKQVAVRTWNDDGQITNEKFYQIG, from the coding sequence ATGAGTGACCTGAATGCCCTCGATCAAGAGCTGAATGAGATGATCCTCCAGGGCGAGATTCTGGAGGCCTTCGATAAATTTTACGCCGACGACGTCGTCATGGAAGAGGGAGACGATCGTCGCGTGGGCAAGGAAGAGAATCGAGAATACGAGGAGCAGTTCGTCGGCTCGTTGGAGCAGTTCCATTCCGCGGAGATTAAGGCCCGTGGCACCGACGAAGAGAATAGCGTCACCTTTTCCGAGTGGCACAACGAGATGACCCTTGAAGGGGTGGGCCGCGTGGAGCAGAAGCAGGTGGCGGTGCGCACCTGGAACGACGATGGCCAGATTACCAACGAGAAGTTCTACCAGATTGGATAG
- a CDS encoding MarR family winged helix-turn-helix transcriptional regulator produces MGHILRDHIKQAAPFENASQEAMLNLFVAAAEVRRRVERVCERHDLQFSHHNVLRILRGAHPEGHPRCEIIERMLDPSPDVTRLIDKLVERGLVRRSTSDEDRRVTLHTVTDDGLALLEQMDPEIREVQQWFGARVADRDLQHLSRICEGIYAGFQDEG; encoded by the coding sequence ATGGGACACATTCTTCGCGACCACATCAAACAGGCTGCCCCGTTCGAAAACGCGTCCCAGGAGGCGATGCTCAACCTCTTCGTGGCCGCGGCCGAGGTGCGACGACGAGTAGAGCGGGTGTGTGAACGGCACGACCTGCAGTTCAGTCACCACAACGTGCTCCGGATCCTTCGGGGAGCGCATCCGGAGGGCCATCCCCGGTGCGAAATCATCGAGCGGATGTTGGACCCGTCTCCGGACGTCACCCGCCTCATCGACAAACTGGTGGAGCGGGGATTAGTCCGACGCTCCACGAGCGACGAAGATCGTCGGGTGACGCTCCACACCGTGACTGACGACGGACTGGCACTACTAGAGCAAATGGATCCCGAAATCCGCGAGGTGCAGCAATGGTTCGGCGCGCGGGTGGCAGACCGGGATCTTCAGCACCTCTCGAGGATCTGCGAAGGCATCTATGCCGGATTTCAGGACGAGGGCTAA
- the gatC gene encoding Asp-tRNA(Asn)/Glu-tRNA(Gln) amidotransferase subunit GatC: MSVTRDDVRHVAQLARLDFSEEEESRMADELSEILGYVEKLGELDTSGVPPMSHVLDATNVFRSDAIEERIDQGQALEPAPEADNDHFLVPQVVE; this comes from the coding sequence ATGTCTGTAACCCGCGACGACGTTCGGCACGTTGCACAGCTTGCCCGCCTCGACTTCTCGGAGGAGGAAGAGTCTCGAATGGCGGACGAGCTGAGCGAAATCCTCGGGTACGTGGAGAAACTCGGTGAGCTCGACACCTCCGGGGTGCCGCCCATGTCCCACGTCTTAGACGCCACCAACGTCTTTCGGAGCGACGCGATTGAGGAGCGGATTGATCAGGGACAGGCCCTGGAACCGGCTCCGGAGGCCGACAACGACCATTTTCTCGTCCCGCAGGTGGTTGAGTAA
- a CDS encoding sugar phosphate isomerase/epimerase family protein: MVPVWLTDTVTSDLNRALHYTQLWGLHGMELRTVGGPDDRIPFVNEKQIREQLEGTDLLLSSVVPSMFEGPVSDRAAWMNDLLQFEDTLELCRRVGCPRVTISPFAAEPGASLEPMADALQQAGEKAAEYDFLVAVRNGPETACPTGQALAELLSRVEAPNVRAAWNPVGALRAGEDPATGLTALAGLVTLVRCSDGRVEGGRWVDTPFGEGAVGWTEQLEQLSAQGFQGPISLEMFLEPRPKHGLRSATTLIRMIRTVRATTPSD; the protein is encoded by the coding sequence ATGGTTCCCGTCTGGCTGACCGATACTGTCACGAGTGATCTGAACCGGGCCCTCCACTACACCCAACTCTGGGGCCTGCACGGCATGGAGCTGCGAACCGTAGGGGGGCCCGACGATCGGATTCCGTTCGTCAACGAGAAGCAGATTCGGGAGCAACTGGAGGGCACCGATCTCCTGCTTTCGAGCGTGGTGCCGAGCATGTTTGAGGGGCCGGTGAGCGACCGGGCGGCCTGGATGAATGATCTCCTGCAGTTTGAGGACACCCTCGAGCTGTGCCGTCGGGTGGGATGTCCGCGAGTCACGATTAGCCCGTTTGCCGCCGAGCCGGGCGCCTCCCTGGAGCCGATGGCGGATGCCCTGCAACAGGCCGGTGAGAAGGCCGCCGAGTATGATTTCCTGGTCGCAGTGCGAAACGGCCCCGAGACCGCCTGTCCCACCGGACAGGCCCTCGCCGAGCTGCTGTCTCGTGTAGAAGCGCCCAACGTCCGGGCGGCCTGGAACCCGGTCGGGGCGCTACGAGCGGGGGAGGATCCGGCCACCGGACTTACGGCCCTTGCGGGGCTCGTGACGCTCGTCCGGTGCAGTGACGGGCGCGTGGAGGGGGGGCGGTGGGTCGACACGCCCTTCGGGGAGGGAGCGGTAGGGTGGACCGAGCAGCTGGAGCAGTTGTCCGCGCAGGGCTTCCAGGGACCGATTAGTCTGGAAATGTTCTTGGAGCCCCGCCCGAAGCACGGCCTGCGGTCGGCCACCACCCTCATTCGAATGATCCGGACGGTCCGGGCCACAACCCCCTCGGACTAA
- a CDS encoding type II and III secretion system protein: MIRPSRLRCVLSVLLVVLWGGGLGLPAEAQERPERRNTRTNISPELLVSFGQETSLDQFIEIINPIFEREVGKRVVDPEDRTTPIGVSVSGMYYFDAFQRALEANGLSYRETDNVFLVQEARQDTSSMSSGTPQQSGEGPLATLGTREIRINAILFNLNLTKVRNRGLRWDEILGSTQGGGAGGQGGAGGGTGGAGGGAGGTGGGAGGAGGQGQNFAVRTDNLFESVDNILQAPDQISLSQFRRFLNLLEQDNVGRTVANPQVTVQSGEQGEIQIGQDVPIQTTDFAGNTVTEFFSTGIIIDVTPTLLSQPVADSSGAPVLDFIHLNVDVEDSNSQPSGSGPIINRNQASTQVLLLDNEATVIGGLISTQKTTRRSGVPVLKDLPGWFFGLRYIFGSETTNVTEQELLIVLRAEVVDPLRARADRDQKQDLIDERRRTAQEALRQLGQEYAEDAEFPGANTETQQDQ; this comes from the coding sequence ATGATCCGCCCTTCTCGCCTCCGGTGTGTTCTGTCGGTCCTCCTCGTCGTGCTGTGGGGAGGGGGGCTGGGCCTGCCGGCTGAGGCCCAGGAACGACCGGAGCGCCGCAACACCCGCACCAACATTTCTCCCGAGTTGCTGGTGTCTTTCGGCCAGGAGACCTCGCTGGACCAGTTTATCGAGATCATCAATCCGATTTTTGAGCGCGAGGTGGGCAAGCGCGTCGTCGACCCGGAGGACCGAACGACACCGATTGGCGTCTCGGTATCGGGAATGTACTACTTCGATGCGTTTCAACGGGCGTTGGAGGCCAACGGCCTGAGCTACCGTGAGACCGACAACGTCTTTTTGGTGCAGGAGGCAAGGCAGGACACCTCGTCGATGTCTTCGGGAACCCCGCAGCAGTCCGGTGAGGGGCCGCTCGCCACCCTTGGCACCCGGGAGATCCGGATCAACGCCATCCTCTTCAACCTGAACCTCACAAAGGTCCGCAACCGGGGGCTCCGGTGGGATGAGATTCTGGGCTCCACGCAGGGAGGCGGTGCGGGCGGTCAGGGAGGGGCCGGTGGTGGAACAGGGGGCGCGGGTGGCGGAGCAGGGGGGACAGGTGGCGGAGCAGGAGGCGCGGGCGGCCAGGGGCAGAACTTTGCCGTTCGGACGGACAACCTGTTCGAGAGCGTCGACAACATCCTGCAGGCGCCCGATCAAATTTCCCTCTCGCAGTTCCGGCGGTTCCTCAATCTCCTGGAACAGGACAATGTGGGACGCACCGTCGCGAACCCACAGGTGACCGTGCAGAGCGGAGAGCAGGGCGAGATTCAAATTGGTCAGGACGTGCCGATCCAGACTACCGACTTTGCGGGGAATACCGTTACGGAGTTCTTCTCGACCGGCATCATCATCGACGTGACCCCCACGCTGCTCAGTCAGCCCGTGGCCGATTCGTCGGGGGCGCCCGTTCTGGACTTCATTCACCTGAACGTAGACGTAGAAGACTCGAACAGTCAGCCGTCGGGCTCCGGGCCGATCATCAACCGCAATCAGGCCAGCACGCAGGTTCTTCTTCTCGACAACGAGGCCACCGTCATTGGGGGGCTCATCTCCACACAGAAGACGACCAGACGGAGCGGCGTCCCGGTGCTCAAAGACCTGCCGGGCTGGTTCTTCGGGCTGCGGTACATCTTCGGCTCCGAGACCACCAACGTTACAGAACAGGAGCTTCTGATTGTGCTCCGGGCCGAGGTCGTGGATCCGCTCCGGGCCCGCGCGGACCGGGACCAGAAGCAGGACCTGATCGACGAGCGTCGCCGCACTGCGCAGGAGGCCCTTCGCCAACTGGGACAGGAGTACGCCGAAGACGCGGAGTTTCCGGGCGCGAACACGGAGACACAGCAAGACCAGTAG